The proteins below come from a single Chrysoperla carnea chromosome 1, inChrCarn1.1, whole genome shotgun sequence genomic window:
- the LOC123305932 gene encoding chitin deacetylase 1 — translation MFAFVMARCLSVTLLLFLVGAIISSTSGAEHVRVKRQDSSNGTKKEESFEVELCRDKDAGEWFRLVAGEGDNCRDVIQCTSSGLQAIRCPAGLYFDIEKQTCDWKDAVKNCKLKSKERKVKPLLYTDEPLCQDGFLACGDGNCIERGLFCNGEKDCSDGSDENSCDIDNDPNRAPPCDPAVCVLPDCFCSEDGTLIPNDLPAKDVPQMITITFDDAINNNNIELYKEMFNGKRKNPNGCDIKATFFVSHKYTNYSAVQDTHRKGHEIAVHSITHNDDEQFWSNATVDDWAKEMAGMRIIIEKYANLTDNSVVGVRAPYLRVGGNNQFTMMEEQAFLYDSTVTAPLSNPPLWPYTMYFRMPHRCHGNLQSCPTRSHAVWEMVMNELDRREDPNNDEYLPGCAMVDSCSNILTGDQFYNFLNHNFDRHYDQNRAPLGLYFHAAWLKNNPEFLDAFLYWIDEILANHNDVYFVTMTQVIQWIQNPRTVTESKNFEPWREKCVVEGNPACWVPHSCKLTSKEVPGETINLQTCVRCPNNYPWLNDPTGDGFF, via the exons ctGAACACGTTCGAGTAAAACGACAAGATTCATCAAATGGAACAAAGAAAGAAGAAAGTTTTGAAGTAGAACTTTGCCGGGACAAAGATGCCGGTGAATGGTTTCGTTTAGTGGCTGGTGAAGGCGATAATTGCCGTGATGTTATTCAATGTACATCATca GGATTACAAGCAATCCGTTGTCCAGCCGGTTTGTACTTCgatattgaaaaacaaacatgTGATTGGAAAGATGCCGTCAAAAACTGTAAATTGAAGAGCAAGGAACGTAAAGTAAAACCTCTTCTATACACAGATGAACCATTATGTCAAGATGGTTTCCTCGCTTGTGGTGATGGAAATTGTATTGAACGTGGTCTTTTCTGTAACGGTGAAAAAGATTGTTCCGATGGATCTGATGAAAACAGTTGTG ATATTGATAACGATCCAAATCGTGCACCACCATGCGACCCAGCTGTATGTGTTTTACCCGATTGTTTCTGTTCCGAAGATGGTACATTAATTCCAAATGATTTACCAGCCAAGGATGTACCTCAAATGATCACAATTACCTTCGACGATGCAATTAACAACAATAACATTGAATTATACAAGGAAATGTTTAATGGCAAACGTAAAAATCCAAATGGCTGTGACATCAAAGCTACCTTCTTTGTCTCTCACAAATACACAAACTACTCAGCTGTACAAGACACACATCGTAAAGGTCATGAAATCGCCGTACATTCAATCAC ACACAATGACGATGAACAATTCTGGAGTAATGCAACCGTTGATGATTGGGCAAAGGAAATGGCTGGTATGAGAATCATCATTGAAAAATACGCCAATTTAACAGATAACAGTGTTGTTGGAGTTCGAGCACCATACTTAAGAGTCGGTGGCAACAACCAATTTACCATGATGGAAGAACAAGCTTTCCTTTATGATTCAACAGTGACAGCACCATTAAGCAATCCACCACTATGGCCTTACACCATGTACTTCCGTATGCCacatcgttgtcatggaaacttACAAAGTTGTCCAACTAGAAGTCACGCCGTATGGGAAATGGTAATGAATGAATTAGATCGTCGTGAAGATCCAAACAACGACGAATATTTACCTGGTTGTGCTATGGTTGACTcttgttcaaatattttaactggAGATCAATTCTACAACTTCTTAAATCATAATTTCGATCGACATTATGATCAAAATCGTGCACCATTAGGTTTATATTTCCATGCTGCATGGCTTAAGAATAATCCAGAATTTTTGGATGCATTCTTATATTGGATTGATGAAATCTTAGCAAATCACAACGATGTATATTTCGTAACAATGACACAAGTTATACAATGGATTCAAAATCCACGTACCGTCACGGAATCCAAAAACTTCGAACCATGGAGGGAAAAGTGTGTAGTTGAAGGAAATCCAGCATGTTGGGTACCACATTCATGTAAATTAACCTCCAAAGAAGTACCTGGTGAAACCATCAATTTACAAACGTGTGTACGTTGTCCTAACAATTACCCATGGTTAAATGATCCAACTGGAGATGGGTTCTTCTAA